A region of the Sardina pilchardus chromosome 3, fSarPil1.1, whole genome shotgun sequence genome:
AACTACAAATAAATTAGGAACATATAAATATTTCCGGATTGCCTAGAATGCGCATGTGCACGTTGAACGTCTCTTGATCCTGGTGCATTCTGGAACTTCTCAGGGTTTCTCAGACATGGCGACCCGTGCGCTCACCCAGTGTGTTCGTTCGCTAACCCGGTCTTCGGCAAGGTTATTTCAAGGATCCGTGATCGCAAGATCAAGTAGTGCACTGCTTTTTTCCAATGACCGATCATTTTCTGTGATCAGTTGCTCCCAGAGAACACGGGGGATCGAGCAGTCACGGGTAAGAGTTAAATAACATTGAACATTAGCAGCTTTGGCCTAGCGGCGCAGGATGATGCAGTGACCTACCAGTGTCTTTCCTGCAAATCAAGTCGTATCTTGGTTGTCAGCTAAAGATGGGGTAAAATCTGAGTTGGTGGTATGAACAAACAGACCAATAGTCATTGACCATTGTATGTTTATCTTGGAGTCTAACCATAATCATCTACTTTTATGCTGTTGTTGAATATAcgtagctaacagctaattcAAGTTAGCAGACCCACCAACCTAACTTGTCACGCTAAGTTGCCAGTTCCTTGAAGGTGATGCCAGCTGTCCACCACCTTGCTAAATTATGTGATTTTAATAGCAGGAATGTATGAATGGGTCATTTATGATGCTTAGATACTGCTGCTCATATGTCCTTAGTGTGCCTACAAGAGTGGGTAGATGTTTCTATACTTTAAACTAGCCttgaattgtgtgtgattgcatgtttttttcctttctagATTTCACAGCTGAGTCGACAGTATGGAGGTTTGCCTCCTCTCACAATCGATGCAATCTCAGAGCGTGTTATGTACGTCTTGAAGCTGTATGACAAGATCAACCCCGAGAATGTAAGTGTGTGGAATTGTGTTAAGTGATGAACACATGTCCATCCATGTCCTCTTCTAACTTGCCTGTAGTGATATAGGGCCCTCATCTATCAACCAGTGGAAGAATCTAATGCGTAATGCTCTAATGCCTCAATCGTAATTGGTTGTCAATGCAGCATATTCAACTGCAAATTATACTTACAAGCAGAGGTGAAAGGCGCCTACTATTGTACTTTTCTTTTGATAATTGTCTACGTTACTATTGTATTTTCCCCAAGCTTAAAGCGACCTCTCACTTCATGAAGGATATGGGGTTGGATAGTTTGGACCAGGTGGAAATTATAATGGCAATGGAGGATGAGTTCGGTAAGTtgatggtcttttttttttgtctcccctTCTGCAGTTCATATTCCTATTTTGATCATATGacttaacatctctctctctctctgtggcatgCTTGTGTCCACAGGATTTGAGATTCCAGATGCGGCAGCAGAGAAACTAATGACTCCTGCAGAGATTGTACAGTTCATTGCAGATAAGAAAGACGTCTATGAATAAGGTGATTTGGTGGTCATTTAACCATTAGCTCCCACTAATTCAGTAGTTTTAGGTGTGTCCTGTTGTCAGCTGACATGAAgtaattttgtacattttcttttttctttgctCCTCTAGGTGTGGTGGGAAGGACCTTGTAATCTTGTTGAATATACTGCAGATGTCACTGGGCAGTTTTGTTTCTTCTGTTTTTGTATCCACTTGCTCACCTTGCCAGTCTGTGGCTATCAAAGTCCACTGCCTTGGCGTATATGTACCGCTCGCTGTATGTGATAATAAAATGTGAGTTATTTCTTTGAGTTTTAAAGAACATAATAAATCAAGCCTAAGAGAACACTCATCGTTGTAATGTTTGTATTGTTTGCACAGCTCCACCCTGAGGCCAGTCAGAGGTATGCACCCTAGAATCCATGAGCTTAAATTGCCTGATATTATAGACTGTATAGACTGAGCATAAATTGGCCAATAATATTTATATTACAGGCAGAATCCAGCAGAAGtactgaatatgaatatgaagttTTATTTGAGCTTACAcaatgaacaccaagaaaaataATCTGCTGAATGTAACTAAGGCTAAACATATATTAGGATTAGACAGGCAGACTTGTTTTGAAAATTTCCTTGACAATCCCTTTTTATTTCATACTTACAAGAATTTGTCTTATCTTTTAATTGTTCAGATGTGTAGTCTGAAGAGGTACAGACACATATCAATTGAAACAATTGTAAACTGAAAAAAGTACATTTTCCAAAATTCTCCCCATGTAAATAATTATGAAGGAGAATAGACAGCAACCTTGTCTTATAACTGGTTATAAGGAATAGTAGAAACCTCTGGCAGCATGCCGTCTCCATTATGTGGAAAACTAACCTACGTGGTCATAACGCTTCACACCTGTGATTTTCTCAGTGAACTGCACGACCTTTTTTAGAAGCATTTATCGTTGCAGAAGTTGAAATACTGATGTAAATTCAATCATGTTCTGTGGGTAATTTTCTATTGAAGTAATAATGTCTTAACATGATTATCCATCTTTCCATAATAACATCAGTTATGGCAAATGGCACTCACACATTTTTGAGTAAATTGGTCAGATTTTAGAGCGAAATCTCTACAAGAACATTGTCAAATTCTAATTTGGGGTGAGAATCATCCCAATATAGTTTATTTTTGGTCCTGATCGTTCTGTAGCTTCATGTAGTACTTTCACACATTTAGCATCAGATCATTGCTGTTTTATTTCCATAACTAATAGCCTGGAGATGCTAGCATCAGTGGTCCTATGACTAACAAGTTGTGTGGAGTCCATAAGGGCTGTGCAAGTGTTGATAATGCTTCCACTTGCCATTACACCAGAAATGTGTGTATTGGGAAATTGTGTTCTGTCACTTAAAGTGACCAGTCTGGTTCTCATAATGGGAATGATGTGCTTTATGCTCTTCCCAGTTTATCTTGCCTGTACAAGAGCATTGATGATCATTGTTCAAAGACACTTGTTCTTATTCTGTCTATTATCAGAATAAAAACCCTCGATTGGGAATCCTCatttgtagtaggcctattttaagaCCCAATGCAAGATCACACCTGCTTAGATGTCCTATCTAAGACATTGTTAAAGGCCTACCATGTGTGTTACCAATAATCTGATCAGATGCAAGACCATCAGTTTGAGACAATGAAGTCTAATCCTTCATTCAACTGACGGGTAGTCTGAATGTGCCAAGACAGTTCATGGACCTGACGACTGGATAATAGAGTAATGATTCTTTTATATAATGGCAACTGATGAGCACAATAACTATTCTTAAActgattaaatatttaattGCACTGATTAACTGTTGAAAAATTGAATAATTACAATATCCTAGTGGACAATGTAAAAGACAAGGAGACACCTTGAATTGAATGTTAGGCTTTTTATTGAGGGTTGTACCCAAGTTATACAGCTTTGTATTCTGATATCAGGATCAGAACTTTACAAACAGTTATCAGTCTACGAGTACAGCCAACATAAGACCTAATATCTACTCTACAACCTTAGTACATGTTCACTTAAGAGCACTAAAATTGAAAACCAAGCAACAAagagtaaaataaaatacaacagCATCAGAGGAAACATTCATCACTAAACACGAGTTTTCTACCTTGTATTATTAGACTAATTCCTGTCAAATTTTAACCAATACAAATAAGGATTGTCCTTCAAAAAGTGCAGTTCCCCAAGTGAAAATTCTACGATGACCCCAGGAAGACAGCGAAAAGTACTTCCTGCTCATTGAAGTTGGTAAGTTTATTGATGTTGATTTCTACACATCCTTTAAACAGTCAACCAAAAGCAGTGTGCATATAGGTTATGAGGGAGCAAAGAATGGTTTCAGAAatatttgtgaaaaaaaaaacaaagaagttGCATTGAAAACTCCACCTTTTCTCAGTTCCACATATTTTTGTGTTCAAGGAACAGTGAGAAGAGGGAAGTTTTCCAGTGTAATGCTCCATCTGCTAcaactggccaatttgtttttttcagttttttaaaaaaaaaaaagaaaaacaagaacaaaTCAAGGAGTTCAATCATGGCACATGTTTCAGGATTTCTTTATCCTGTCACTACTGTGAAAGATTATACcgagaggaaaaacaaacaaaaacaaacaagataTTGAAGCCTCATTTCTCGCTGCATAGACTTTCTTAGTATTCTCCCAAGTGGAAGTTAAGATTCGACCTCTCATTCATCCATTTCTTTGTGCTGGTATTACTAAAGCTTTAAGGGTTTTTAATGACAAGACAGAAATACTCACAGTTTAAGTCAATTGCCGTAGCACATTGTTCAACAGTAGGAACCATTTAAAAGACATGGGTATATTTTGCTCACAGGATAGTTTCAGAAAATGACATTTTCTCATACAAAAGTAGAATGTCAGGCCAAGCCATGTTCTCCTCTACTTTTGCCTGGCCATACAAAATGGGGATTGTACATTGCTCATGAATTTCCTCAAAACATCCATTTGCAAGTGGCATTTTAAGCATATACATTGTCCAGCTTTTACAAAAGAACAAatccctttcctccctctcccccactgaAATTTTGGCATGACAGTGAAATTTTCATGTCTCAGAGGGACAAGTCTGTCCAAACAGCTGTACACACATGAAGACATTACTTTAAGATGACAAGAGACAAAGGAAAAAAGAACAatagaaacaaaagaaaaaagaaaagtaaaaaaaaagaagtggaaATTAACTGGGTGCCAAATGGCTTTTCCCTATGCTATCAATTCACTCCATTAAACAAAAGCCACAATGTTTTGGGAGACAATAATACAAAAAGCCATCTCTCCCAACAGTTAGAAAGATCCTATTCAGAACCATTAGTTAAAGCCATGCACAGCGTCAACCCTCAGTACTCTCAACACCACTACCCTGGACACAGAGGAAGGTCACTCCAAAGCACAAGGCTGTGGAGCAGCACAAAGTCATAATAAAATGAAtaagaataaatgaataaaaaaaaaaaagaaaagaaaaaaaaaacactcacacacaacacacagcaatcTAGTGCCAAAGACCTGCACGGGCACCCGATACAGGCTCTGCTTTTACAAACACCAGCTCAAATACACAGTTGTTTCCTTCAGAGCAAGGAAGAGAGCAGGCTAAGTCTGGAGAGcgaacacacaaaataataattGTTGCCATCATAATCTGCCTCACACCCTTAAAGAGATAGCCATTGTGCATTAAACAAtccaagacagacacacaccgcacTCTTCTCCAATCACACCATTGAAGCCACAGAAAGCTATACTCTCCTCCAGGAAAATTAATACAGTACAACCTAATCAGATTCTTTTTATGTACACCAAGTGCAAATCCAAGGCTTTTCATTTCAATTTTGTCATTATGTTATCTCTTGTTCTCCATcctcgaaaaaaaaagaaagaaaaaaaaaaacatgacaaaacCTGGTTCCAAATGTTCCTCTTAATATTGTTAAACAAAATGAGAAGCAAGATCTGGAATTAAGTAAACAAATCTTCTGATTGAAGAATATTTGGTAAAGCAGTTACTTAATATGGTTCAATACTGGCACACCACCATCAAGTCAGGGTAATACTCAAAGGGTTTTGTACTACGCTTTTTGAGTCATTAAATACAGATAATTTAAACACAGTGAGCAAGTTCTACTATTCATTCTACTATTCAAATAAAACTAGAatggagaagaaaaacaaaacataacagcTTAAACAAATATTAAGGTCCATGGCTTAGCCTAATGCTGACATCTCTCTCAATCAcaaatctcttcctctcctctttgaaGCTTTTCATATATTGTGCATCTTTGACTAAACAATTTATAATGTATATCGTCTGTAAATCTATGTACATCTTTTCTTGTATTCAACTACCAGCAATAGTTTACATTCACCTCTGATTTAGCCTTCCATGGCTTCAGTTACAGAGGCAAGCCATTTTCAATGACAAAACCAGctctggagaggaaaagaatacAGGTATTGTATGAGCAGCCAAAAATGTTTGATTTATTAATATTGTAAGGAACTTCAGATTAACACAACCAAACTGTACACGTTACAATCATATTCTATTTGTAAACAGTTAAAAGCCACTTGACTTGTTGCATCTTCGGACACAATTTGAATCAAGGCAATGAAATGTGGACGACTTTTGCACTGTTAAaaatacccccctcccccaaccccacccaaaAAGAAGAAGTTTTGAACACCATCTCTGGCAATGAGAAAGATTGGAAACAAGGTAATTGCTATTACTGAGAATATACAAAAAATTCTTCTGACAAAAGAAAAAGCAATTCTGTAGACCGTGTCAAGGGCTACAGTATGCATAGTTACAGATTTCTGCTTTTTCTTTTGAAGTCTGACAGGTACATTGACGGTCACAGAGCAGGAGAACATTGAGCCACTCATtaggaagagggaaagaaaatagGACAATATTGTGATTCAGCAAACCATATCCACCCATTATTAAAAAGACAGCATATTTTTTTGAAAGCAGTATGTAGAACATCTCCAGCTTAAAGCAGTTATTTGGCAGAGAAAAACTTACAGAGCTATAAGTACTTTCAGTGCTAGAAGTTGGATTTTCCTACAAATTTTCTACAGGGGAAAACTGGCTATATTTCCTGAGAACCATgctggttatttagcagacaagAGGAATAGGTCAAATAACCAACAACATGGCCAAACACTgatcagtattcccagagataGAAAGCTTCGTCTTCATCCTCGATATAattttttttgttaatttttttgtcactttttatattttttgtactttttttttggtattttctcctttatgattttttttctttgttttttttttcttattattttaCAATGAAGGAAGAATGAGCATACTTTCCCCCTCAAAAGTCTGTAAACAAGAGGGCACGATGTGGCACCTCCAAAACAAAATTGAAAGCCTATTTGAAAGTGCTGTTCCCCCTGGCTTGCAGGTCGGGTTTGCAAGTCACAGCTGTGGCTACAGTTTTTACACACTGCAGAGCTAAATTCTTTAGTTTTAAAACACAAAATTGGTGCAATACTTAATTCTGTAATATCATCAAATAATCCTAAGTCAGCATTTATATCTTGATCTTGAACTCCACAATACCACAATAAGGTAGGCGTACATCAAGGCATAGTAGAGCGCACACTTTAAAAACATCCTTGAGTAAACAACTACACTGGAACTGCCGGCCCCCTCGATATTGCAGATTATACGGAGAAAAACCACATTCAGtgcaaagtttaaaaaaaagctCATACTCCAACATTGTCagcaaacaaatgcaaataataaaaataaaaataaaaagaattgGAATTCAAATAAACATGATGAATAAAACACGAGCTCAATTGAAGCTTTTTTTCTGTATGAAGAGCACTACCTGGAAGTGTAAATACATTTCACATTATAGTATTGGCCTGCATGATTCAAGTATTCAAACTGATATGTTTTGGGCTAAAACAAAGTGGACATATgtgcagagaagaaaaaaacgtaACTTATTTCCACAGGGCGACCCcgccatatattttttttttgtaagtgaaGAGAGTCCAACTAGTGCCGTTTGATTTTtctcttattctttttttttcccgtctGTCTCGATCATATGATAAtgatttttctttatttttaaaactACTCCAACTCTGAGGTCAcagttatttattcatttaggttgtttgtatgctttttttgactatttttttttgtagttttttttttgtttgtttgttttctttttatcatttctaagtcagaaggTGAAACGTACTACTACATGGCCTCCCCACTTCCTGTGAGGTGATCAACAGGTAGGAAGGAGCTGATGGGGGAGGGGCTGCTGATTCGCGCCCCGTCGCCACCGCTTGGGCTTCCCCACAGGCTAGTGGAATAGTTGGGCCCCCCCCACAGTGAGGAGGCGTGAAGGTCTCCCCCGGCGGACCCTGCCAGGCCACTGCCGTTCCAGTGATTCGGATCAGTGCGGGTGGGTGGGAAGGGGTGGGCCGAGCCCTCCATGGAGCTGGGGCCCAAGCGGTTCTGGGATGAGCCCAGCGTCGTTTGCCAGCCAGGAGAGGCAGTCATGGACTGACCTTGTGCAAAGAAACGGTTGATTTCCTCTTCGCTAGCAAACTCAGCAAGAATAGTAGTGTTCCCTAAAACGCacctgaggaggaagaggaggaggagagaagaagagggcaGGGGCGTGTGATGAGGATGGGGCACGACATGATGCAAGGGTTGGGGGAAAACTGGAGAGAGGGGGTTCACTGAGGGTGCCCTATCAGAGACCCAACCTTCAAGGTCAGTCTTCTAAACTGGAATACTACCGCACATATGAAGTCCACCAGAGAACAGAAATATCTGCAAGAACTGCTGGTGAAATCTACAACAAATATGTAAACTCTTCCGTTTTTGCTCCCATTTTTCACGACTTGAAGTAAAAGATGTGACATTACTTCTATACACAAACAAGGTTGCTTCTCTCGAATGTTTTTCACTCATTTGTTAAAATGAATAAGCACTTCACCAAGACAAATGCATTCAACAGACATATTTAACTTTAAGTGAAGAGCAGTTTGacttaaacaaaaaaagatatccTCAACAGACTCTCTAGAAACACTGTAGTCTCAGACTCCTTTGTTTCCCGGCCCTTCTCCGATTGTGCATACAGGCAAAGCCCGGAGGGTACTTACATGTGCAGAGACTTTTGAGCTTTGGCTGCCTCCTCCTTGGAGCTGTAACAGACCACAGCGTTACCGTGGGGCAGGTTCAGGTGGAATGTAATCAGTGGGCCGTGCTGCATGCACAGAGTGCGCAGGGTGGATCCGTCGATCTGcaggatggaaggagggagcaAAGGTTACATAGAGACAAGACAACCCTTCAGGCTGGCCTTCCACATTTTAACACAAGAGGTAATGTGCCTTATTCTTTGTATGGGGCATATCTGTATGTTACTTATAAAACCATTTTACCTCTTAAAATGACAAGGTGGTAGATATATCAGAACGGATATTCATTTTTAACCAATTTATAGAAGTGCACAAGAAAGAAACATTTTACAAAAGACTTAAAAATCTGAACCTAAATCCATCCAAACTGAAACATCAAGTCTGCAAGGATCTTGGAGTGAAGTTAGTGATGCCTTGCCAACACTACTTGAGTAGTACAATGCCTTTGGCAGAAACTTGTTCTTGAGTATGAAAGGAATAACCTGAGCTTCTTACCTGAGGTGTAAGATTTTTGAGAACGAGCCAATTAGTTCTCCCTGAGCTGCTATCACCCCAGCTGGAGCCTGAGGAGAGACGAGGGGAAAATATTCCAGTAAATTCATAATAAAACATGACaagcagaaaaaagaaaaagaaaaaccttgAAATGACCATGTCTTTAATCGTTCTAACATGGACAGCAATCGGTTCATGTCAACCCTGCAAAAATCTAAATGTGTTTATAGTCTTCCTGGGTAATCTTCAAATCCTCTTAAATCAGGTTATTCAATATAGGCTGAAAGTAAAATTCAGCGTACTCTCACAAATGTACAGGAAATGGACATTAggagtgtctcacacacacacaaacgcttgGCAGGACACTAACCAGGAGTATATCTGGACTCAGCACCAGACCAGCCCGCCAGCCGGAGGGAGCTGTTGTCCCAGGACGAGGGCGGCGGCTTCTGGCCGGTGAGGCCGGGAGGGGGACGGGACGGAGCGGAGAGGCCTTTAGGGGGGAGAGGAACTTTCCACAGTTCATGAGCCAAAGAGGTGTTGGTGACTGTACCAGGGGACCATTTGGAGTCACTGTTTCTGgctgtgaggaggaagaggaagaggaggaggataagaCACTAGacaaattagaaaaaaaaaagtcctcactacacAGTAGACAAACATTTCTTGTGGGTTTAATGCCGTGAACATCATTTACAACAATGCTGAGGGGGAATACATAAATGCTGATAAATAGTCAGCCTTTCTGTTTTTGCAGTTACGCTCTTGGAATAAacaatgggtggatgagtgaatgtatgcatatactgtatgtaaaagtaGTCAAGTTGCCGGCTGTAGGCGGTGGAAACGAACCTGAAGTGCTTTGTGCTGTACTGCTGAGGGAACCACTGTGGTTGGAGGCACGAATGGATGACCAGGCACTATTTGAAGGCAGCGTGGTGTTAAGTGATGAGGATGGCCCTGAGGAACCAAAACAAAGCCaaatcaaaaacaacaaaaaaacaacccaaCCCCATGGCTCATCTGTGTCCAAGATGATCACCGCAGCACTGTGGACACAACTAGGCAATGGACTGTGCTCTGGCATGCAATATGTATGGGCAACTTCAACCATATGCAACCTGAGCTCAGTGTCTTTGGGTTTCTCCATTCATTAAAAAGGGCACACAAGCGGAGGCTTGATCCACAGAGCTCAGTGAGGATTTCTAAAAGCTCTTGTCCGACCTGAATGAAggataacaacaaaaaaaaaaaccaaacacatAGCCTACCATTGTTCCTGTCCCTGAGGTGATCAACATCCCGCACTGTATTAATGGAGAGATTATTGATCACACTGCCAGGAGTGACGAAGGGGTCAGTTTCAGGGTCAATGTTTGGATATCCTTTCCAGGGCTCACCAGGTCGGAATTCTGTCCAAGGATAATAGAACACTTGTTAGAATTGAtgacgcaaaaaaaaaagggtcagTGTTACGCCAAAGACAGCAAGCTTGAACTGGTCTAATTGCTAAGGACTTGACAACATACAGGTcgatatacattttttttctagGTTTGAGTCAAAGCGAAATAGGCTTCTGTCTATAAACATTTTTCTAACCTGATGAAAatgtttctggtgtgtgtgtctgggtactCACCTGGTGGCCAGTTGACGTTGCTGGAACCATGAGGTGATTTGGCACGGTTGGGCCAGCCGTCCCCCACTGACCCAGGAGGACTGAGGGGGGAGCTGCTGGCGTTCATGAAGTCATACGGACCAAAGGGGGAGTCCTCAAGCCTCAAACCAGAGGACATAGCACCTGCACAAAGGACACACACCATTTGAGCTCACTACatgattaataataataataataataataataatatttaccATCACTCACTACAGAATGCAGTACTCTTACAAATACACCGACATCTTAAGCTATGGTGTGCAGAAATATCCTCTATTCTTCAGACTTCCAAAAGCTAGTATTAACAACCTCTGATGTAGTGTAAACATACTCTTACAAGCTTGTCTGGTAAGGCAACAAGACAGCAAGTCAAGACAAAAGTCTTTTCGGGAGTTTCTTCTAGGTCTTCAACTAACCAGGTTTGCTGGGATTTTGATCAAGTGGCGAGTTGGAAATGTCCATGGCAGTCCACTTCTTCAGACGGGACTGGGGCTCCTTGAAACCAACACTGCCGATGTCTAGATTGCTTACATTCGAGGTCAAACCTATGAGACAAgaaaatggggggaaaaaacagccaATCTGTAACTACATATAACTACGAATAAGTGATTTAAATGAATAACAAATCAAATGGATGATGGAAAAAAGCAAGGGCAttaaaaaagagggagggacacTAGAAATTCCCCAAGACTATTAGCAGACAAAATGATTGAATGCTACTCAAAACATCTTTACAAAGATCTTTATATGCTTTTGTTGAATTTGCATGGAATTGTTCAAGGCTTTAAGAAATCAATTTActagaaaaacaaaaactgcaAGGATGAAAAAGCCATCAACATAAAGGCTAGACACACAGCACTTTGAGTTGGAGCACTGAAAAGGGGAGCACGCGAATAAAGCAAAGCTAACACATTTCAAGGTGTTTTCACAGGTTGATAGATGAGGGCTAAATCAGAACGAGGCCTTAACTCGGCCGTTTCAATTCATCGCCCATCCATTCAGTCCTTTCACTTTTCTGACGCAATTAAcgtacaacaacaacacaaaaaagatCCTTGTGATTTCCACGAAACAGATGAGTGTGCgggaaaacaaataaaagcaaacaaaacaaaacaaaacaataaaaaaggAGGACGGGGGGAGTCTTATTCACCTCTTGACATTGTGTTGTTCTCGGGACAGGCAAAGGTCCTCCCGGACCGGGATGGGAGGGGTGAGCCCGGCCCCATGTGACCGTTGCTCAGGGCTGGGCTAAGGAGGCTATGGGCCTGACTACTGCCAGCGGGAGCACAGCCTGCCATCTCGGAGGCAAACATCATGTTGGGCTTGCCAGCGTGTTGGTGCAACAGAGACTCGGCCTGGCTTAGCGTGGGACGGGAATGGGGATGGGGAGGACACCCACCTAAAGGGAAATTAGTGAACGAGCTCATGG
Encoded here:
- the ndufab1b gene encoding NADH:ubiquinone oxidoreductase subunit AB1b, whose translation is MATRALTQCVRSLTRSSARLFQGSVIARSSSALLFSNDRSFSVISCSQRTRGIEQSRISQLSRQYGGLPPLTIDAISERVMYVLKLYDKINPENLKATSHFMKDMGLDSLDQVEIIMAMEDEFGFEIPDAAAEKLMTPAEIVQFIADKKDVYE